A window of Hemibagrus wyckioides isolate EC202008001 linkage group LG03, SWU_Hwy_1.0, whole genome shotgun sequence contains these coding sequences:
- the zmp:0000000760 gene encoding collagen alpha-1(IX) chain codes for MPASNKMLVLSVLSVFLGFAKCQDLPSYDLLKEFRLVESRGVKQVKGSEPESVAYRVNPSLHLRKSLSDVYPNGLPTDYSVIATFKITKDEAKASWNLWQVSDPEGRDLVGLRFNGDSRTLDFFYSSPSNTQMLRTFHGVEKLFDGEWHKLALSVKGDQAKLLVDCEEVSAEPLDEPRPVILRGYTSIVKRTAGDRRVSVDLQRMRVSCDADQAYSEGCCELSSVCGGHAEIGLSVRRGKAACKCQHGQPGPQGISGPKGHRGLPGEPGEPGRRGNWGRRGHTGDYGNIGEPGPKGQAGIKGEKGMRGLYGPEGDRGPKGFKGLPGAAGHKGVRGPPGERGETGLAGKSGSVGDQGYQGIPGYQGVKGEEGPSGNAGPPGPQGLQGVVGDPGERGESGEKGKPGIQGPKGRAGGMGIKGIVGDPGLPGRDGDPGNEAYQGAQGHDGKAGRTGDRGEKGAQGPPGNMGPQGRTGLQGYKGSAGKPGRPGLQGPPGRTGHIGLPGKPGPKGSTGILGFQGVKGQKGEKGQKGPKGRVGDRGELGPRGGQGKRGPAGDPGRKGDVGTKGVQGDEGLEGFQGPPGPPGPTLSAQHVIEVCKRVVLEQMSTFANSVKRTCAAVCPLYGDVPMGAPGPVGQRGPPGPPGDPGTDGVDGEVGQQGFYGEAGDPGRQGARGDQGEKGDMGPKGYGLTGYTGDQGQKGQRGRPGRAFDGRPGQMGERGHVGRPGLRGHPGLPGVPGVCLSSGCGLLNGTAGSTPQQVSQSTPQQVSSRQTSQRLRARP; via the exons ATGCCAGCTTCAAATAAAATGCTggttctcagtgttctctcgGTTTTCTTGGGCTTCGCTAAATGTCAGGATTTGCCAA GTTATGACCTGCTGAAAGAGTTTCGCTTGGTTGAGAGCAGAGGGGTGAAGCAGGTGAAAGGCTCGGAGCCAGAGTCAGTAGCATACCGCGTAAACCCCTCCCTGCATCTCAGGAAGAGCTTGAG CGACGTTTACCCAAATGGTCTGCCTACTGACTACTCTGTCATAGCCACTTTCAAGATAACCAAGGATGAGGCGAAGGCATCCTGGAACCTTTGGCAGGTTAGCGACCCCGAGGGCCGGGACCTGGTAGGGCTGCGTTTTAATGGCGACTCTAGAACGCTGGACTTCTTCTACAGCAGCCCCAGCAATACACAGATGTTGCGCACCTTCCACGGTGTGGAGAAGCTGTTTGACGGTGAGTGGCACAAACTGGCACTCAGTGTGAAGGGAGACCAGGCAAAGCTACTGGTGGACTGTGAAGAAGTGAGCGCTGAGCCGCTGGATGAGCCGAGGCCAGTCATCCTCCGCGGCTACACCTCCATCGTTAAGAGAACTGCTGGTGATCGCCGAGTCTCT GTGGACCTGCAGAGGATGCGTGTTTCCTGTGATGCTGACCAGGCCTATTCTGAAGGCTGCTGTGAGCTCTCTAGTGTG TGTGGAGGACATGCAGAGATTGGCCTCAGTGTGAGGAGAGGCAAAGCCGCATGTAAATGCCAGCATGGACAGCCAGGTCCACAGGGAATTTCTGGTCCAAAG ggtcacagaggTCTGCCAGGAGAGCCTGGAGAACCAGGGCGAAGGGGAAACTGG GGACGACGAGGACACACTGGAGACTATGGAAACATAGGTGAACCTGGTCCTAAG GGCCAGGCTGGGATCAAAGGAGAGAAGGGAATGCGAGGACTCTATGGCCCTGAG GGTGACAGAGGGCCTAAAGGTTTTAAAGGTTTACCAGGTGCTGCAGGCCACAAG GGAGTGCGAGGGCCTcctggagagagaggagagactggGCTGGCGGGAAAGAGC GGTTCAGTAGGAGATCAGGGGTACCAGGGAATTCCTGGATATCAGGGAGTGAAG GGAGAGGAAGGTCCCTCTGGAaatgctggaccaccaggaccACAGGGCCTGCAG GGTGTTGTGGGAGATCCTGGTGAAAGAGGAGAATCTGGAGAAAAAGGAAAGCCT GGTATACAAGGGCCTAAGGGACGAGCTGGGGGCATGGGAATCAAG GGAATTGTTGGTGATCCAGGTTTACCTGGAAGGGACGGAGACCCTGGCAATGAG GCTTATCAAGGAGCACAGGGGCATGATGGCAAAGCTGGAAGAACTGGGGACAGG GGTGAGAAAGGTGCTCAGGGACCTCCTGGAAACATGGGTCCTCAAGGACGTACT GGTCTGCAAGGATATAAGGGTTCAGCAGGAAAGCCAGGAAGACCAGGACTCCAGGGGCCTCCAGGAAGAACG GGACATATAGGATTACCAGGAAAGCCAGGTCCAAAG GGAAGTACTGGTATTCTAGGATTTCAGGGTGTAAAAGGGCAAAAG GGGGAGAAGGGACAAAAAGGACCAAAAGGCAGG GTGGGGGATAGAGGTGAGCTTGGACCACGGGGAGGACAGGGGAAGCGTGGACCAGCTGGAGATCCTGGCCGTAAAGGTGATGTGGGGACCAAAGGTGTCCAAGGAGATGAAGGGCTAGAGGGCTTTCAGGGACCTCCAGGACCACCA GGCCCAACGCTCTCGGCCCAACATGTTATCGAGGTCTGCAAGCGTGTGGTGCTGGAACAGATGTCCACATTTGCCAACTCTGTGAAGCGGacatgtgctgctgtgtgtcCACTGTATGGCGATGTACCCATGGGTGCCCCTGGTCCTGTAGGACAAAGGGGACCACCTGGACCACCT GGGGATCCTGGCActgatggtgttgatggagaagtGGGGCAGCAAGGATTCTATGGAGAGGCTGGTGATCCAGGCAGACAAGGGGCGCGAG GTGATCAAGGAGAAAAAGGAGACATGGGTCCAAAAGGTTACGGTTTAACTGGTTACACTGGAGACCAAGGGCAAAAGG GTCAGCGTGGGCGACCTGGAAGAGCATTTGATGGACGCCCTGGTCAAATGGGTGAGAGAGGTCATGTTGGCAGACCCGGACTGAGGGGTCACCCTGGACTACCTGGGGTTCCTGGAGTTTGCCTGTCATCAGGGTGTGGTCTGCTCAATGGGACTGCTGGTAGCACACCCCAACAAGTATCCCAGAGCACACCCCAACAAGTATCATCCCGACAAACATCACAGAGACTGCGGGCACGCCCATAA